A part of Sus scrofa isolate TJ Tabasco breed Duroc unplaced genomic scaffold, Sscrofa11.1 Contig2094, whole genome shotgun sequence genomic DNA contains:
- the POU6F1 gene encoding POU domain, class 6, transcription factor 1 isoform X2 gives MDPGAGPDSSLTVNEQVIVMSGHETIRVLEVGVDAPIPAEEEGKALEGVAAEGSLSGGPAQAGEAAGGDAGPDTPDSSAEATVKSLPGMPPSPAPAVATFSQAPCQPQASQTLTPLAVQAAPQVLTQENLATVLTGVMVPAGAVTQPLLIPISIAGQVAGQQGLAVWTIPTATVAALPGLTAASPTGGIFKPPLAGLQAAVLNAAALPAPVQAAPPAQASSPAQPRPPAQPQTLLQTQPLLQTAPAILPQPTAAAAAATAPTPKPVDTPPQITVQPAGFAFSPGIISAASLGGQTQILGSLTTTPVIANAIPSVPGISSQILTNAQGQVIGALPWVVNSASVAAPAPAPSLQVQAVTPQLLLNAQGQVIATLASSTLTPTVAVRKPSTPESPAKSEVQPIQPTPAVSQPAVVIASPAPAAKPSASAPIPITCSETPTVSQLVSKPHTPSLDEDGINLEEIREFAKNFKIRRLSLGLTQTQVGQALTATEGPAYSQSAICRFEKLDITPKSAQKLKPVLEKWLNEAELRNQEGQQNLMEFVGGEPSKKRKRRTSFTPQAIEALNAYFEKNPLPTGQEITEIAKELNYDREVVRVWFCNRRQTLKNTSKLNVFQIP, from the exons ATGGATCCTGGAGCTGGGCCAGACTCATCGCTGACTGTCAATGAGCAG GTCATCGTCATGTCAGGCCATGAGACCATTCGCGTTCTGGAGGTTGGAGTGGACGCCCCAATCCCTGCTGAGGAGGAGGGCAAAGCGCTGGAGGGTGTGGCCGCTGAGGGCTCCCTGAGCGGAGGCCCTGCCCAAGCTGGTGAAGCTGCCGGCGGTGACGCTGGGCCAGACACCCCAGACTCCTCCGCAGAGGCAACTG TCAAGTCACTCCCGGGGATGCCTCCGAGCCCTGCCCCTGCCGTTGCCACCTTCAGCCAAGCCCCATGCCAGCCTCAGGCATCGCAGACCCTGACGCCACTGGCTGTCCAAGCTGCCCCCCAG GTCTTGACTCAGGAAAACTTAGCCACAGTTCTGACAGGAGTTATGGTTCCAGCAGGGGCAGTTACTCAACCTCTTCTTATCCCCATCAGTATTGCAGGTCAAGTGGCTGGTCAGCAGGGGCTGGCCGTGTGGACAATTCCTACAGCAACCGTGGCTGCCCTCCCAGGACTGACCGCTGCTTCTCCCACGGGGGGAATTTTCAAGCCACCTTTAGCCGGTCTCCAAG CTGCCGTGCTGAACGCCGCCGCCCTCCCGGCTCCTGTCCAAGCCGCCCCTCCGGCGCAGGCGTCCTCGCCCGCCCAGCCCCGACCACCAGCCCAGCCCCAGACGCTGTTGCAGACCCAGCCGCTGCTGCAGACCGCGCCTGCCATTCTACCACAGCCCactgccgccgctgccgccgccactgcccccacccccaagccagtGGACACCCCCCCACAGATCACCGTTCAGCCTGCAGGCTTCGCGTTTAGCCCAGGAATC ATCAGTGCTGCTTCCCTCGGGGGACAGACCCAGATCCTGGGCTCCCTCACTACAACTCCGGTCATTGCCAACGCCATTCCCAGCGTGCCGGGGATCAGCAGTCAGATCCTCACCAACGCTCAGGGACAG GTTATTGGAGCGCTTCCGTGGGTAGTGAACTCGGCTAGCGTGGCGGCCCCAGCACCAGCCCCAAGCCTGCAGGTCCAGGCTGTGACCCCCCAGCTGTTGCTGAACGCCCAGGGCCAGGTGATTGCGACCCTGGCCAGCAGCACCCTGACTCCAACGGTGGCTGTCCGGAAGCCAAGCACTCCTGAGTCCCCTGCTAAGAGTGAG GTGCAGCCCATCCAGCCCACACCAGCCGTGTCCCAGCCTGCCGTGGTCAttgccagcccagccccagcagccaagCCATCTGCCTCTGCTCCCATCCCAATCACCTGCTCAGAGACCCCTACTGTCAGCCAGCTGGTGTCCA AGCCACATACCCCGAGTCTGGATGAGGATGGGATCAATTTAGAAGAGATCCGGGAGTTTGCCAAGAACTTTAAGATCCGGCGGCTGTCCCTGGGCCTCACACAGACGCAGGTGGGTCAGGCTCTGACCGCAACGGAAGGCCCAGCCTACAGCCAGTCAGCCATCTGCCG GTTCGAGAAGCTGGACATCACACCCAAGAGCGCCCAGAAGCTGAAGCCCGTGCTGGAGAAGTGGCTGAATGAAGCCGAGCTCCGGAACCAGGAAGGCCAGCAGAACCTGATGGAGTTTGTGGGAGGCGAGCCCTCCAAGAAACGCAAGCGCCGCACCTCTTTTACCCCCCAGGCCATAGAGGCTCTCAATGCCTACTTCGAGAAGAACCCGCTGCCCACAGGCCAGGAGATCACCGAGATCGCTAAGGAGCTCAACTATGACCGGGAGGTCGTGCGGGTCTGGTTCTGCAACCGGCGCCAGACGCTCAAGAACACCAGCAAGCTGAATGTCTTTCAGATCCCTTAG
- the POU6F1 gene encoding POU domain, class 6, transcription factor 1 isoform X1, giving the protein MDPGAGPDSSLTVNEQVIVMSGHETIRVLEVGVDAPIPAEEEGKALEGVAAEGSLSGGPAQAGEAAGGDAGPDTPDSSAEATVKSLPGMPPSPAPAVATFSQAPCQPQASQTLTPLAVQAAPQVLTQENLATVLTGVMVPAGAVTQPLLIPISIAGQVAGQQGLAVWTIPTATVAALPGLTAASPTGGIFKPPLAGLQAAAVLNAAALPAPVQAAPPAQASSPAQPRPPAQPQTLLQTQPLLQTAPAILPQPTAAAAAATAPTPKPVDTPPQITVQPAGFAFSPGIISAASLGGQTQILGSLTTTPVIANAIPSVPGISSQILTNAQGQVIGALPWVVNSASVAAPAPAPSLQVQAVTPQLLLNAQGQVIATLASSTLTPTVAVRKPSTPESPAKSEVQPIQPTPAVSQPAVVIASPAPAAKPSASAPIPITCSETPTVSQLVSKPHTPSLDEDGINLEEIREFAKNFKIRRLSLGLTQTQVGQALTATEGPAYSQSAICRFEKLDITPKSAQKLKPVLEKWLNEAELRNQEGQQNLMEFVGGEPSKKRKRRTSFTPQAIEALNAYFEKNPLPTGQEITEIAKELNYDREVVRVWFCNRRQTLKNTSKLNVFQIP; this is encoded by the exons ATGGATCCTGGAGCTGGGCCAGACTCATCGCTGACTGTCAATGAGCAG GTCATCGTCATGTCAGGCCATGAGACCATTCGCGTTCTGGAGGTTGGAGTGGACGCCCCAATCCCTGCTGAGGAGGAGGGCAAAGCGCTGGAGGGTGTGGCCGCTGAGGGCTCCCTGAGCGGAGGCCCTGCCCAAGCTGGTGAAGCTGCCGGCGGTGACGCTGGGCCAGACACCCCAGACTCCTCCGCAGAGGCAACTG TCAAGTCACTCCCGGGGATGCCTCCGAGCCCTGCCCCTGCCGTTGCCACCTTCAGCCAAGCCCCATGCCAGCCTCAGGCATCGCAGACCCTGACGCCACTGGCTGTCCAAGCTGCCCCCCAG GTCTTGACTCAGGAAAACTTAGCCACAGTTCTGACAGGAGTTATGGTTCCAGCAGGGGCAGTTACTCAACCTCTTCTTATCCCCATCAGTATTGCAGGTCAAGTGGCTGGTCAGCAGGGGCTGGCCGTGTGGACAATTCCTACAGCAACCGTGGCTGCCCTCCCAGGACTGACCGCTGCTTCTCCCACGGGGGGAATTTTCAAGCCACCTTTAGCCGGTCTCCAAG CAGCTGCCGTGCTGAACGCCGCCGCCCTCCCGGCTCCTGTCCAAGCCGCCCCTCCGGCGCAGGCGTCCTCGCCCGCCCAGCCCCGACCACCAGCCCAGCCCCAGACGCTGTTGCAGACCCAGCCGCTGCTGCAGACCGCGCCTGCCATTCTACCACAGCCCactgccgccgctgccgccgccactgcccccacccccaagccagtGGACACCCCCCCACAGATCACCGTTCAGCCTGCAGGCTTCGCGTTTAGCCCAGGAATC ATCAGTGCTGCTTCCCTCGGGGGACAGACCCAGATCCTGGGCTCCCTCACTACAACTCCGGTCATTGCCAACGCCATTCCCAGCGTGCCGGGGATCAGCAGTCAGATCCTCACCAACGCTCAGGGACAG GTTATTGGAGCGCTTCCGTGGGTAGTGAACTCGGCTAGCGTGGCGGCCCCAGCACCAGCCCCAAGCCTGCAGGTCCAGGCTGTGACCCCCCAGCTGTTGCTGAACGCCCAGGGCCAGGTGATTGCGACCCTGGCCAGCAGCACCCTGACTCCAACGGTGGCTGTCCGGAAGCCAAGCACTCCTGAGTCCCCTGCTAAGAGTGAG GTGCAGCCCATCCAGCCCACACCAGCCGTGTCCCAGCCTGCCGTGGTCAttgccagcccagccccagcagccaagCCATCTGCCTCTGCTCCCATCCCAATCACCTGCTCAGAGACCCCTACTGTCAGCCAGCTGGTGTCCA AGCCACATACCCCGAGTCTGGATGAGGATGGGATCAATTTAGAAGAGATCCGGGAGTTTGCCAAGAACTTTAAGATCCGGCGGCTGTCCCTGGGCCTCACACAGACGCAGGTGGGTCAGGCTCTGACCGCAACGGAAGGCCCAGCCTACAGCCAGTCAGCCATCTGCCG GTTCGAGAAGCTGGACATCACACCCAAGAGCGCCCAGAAGCTGAAGCCCGTGCTGGAGAAGTGGCTGAATGAAGCCGAGCTCCGGAACCAGGAAGGCCAGCAGAACCTGATGGAGTTTGTGGGAGGCGAGCCCTCCAAGAAACGCAAGCGCCGCACCTCTTTTACCCCCCAGGCCATAGAGGCTCTCAATGCCTACTTCGAGAAGAACCCGCTGCCCACAGGCCAGGAGATCACCGAGATCGCTAAGGAGCTCAACTATGACCGGGAGGTCGTGCGGGTCTGGTTCTGCAACCGGCGCCAGACGCTCAAGAACACCAGCAAGCTGAATGTCTTTCAGATCCCTTAG